A single Ignavibacteriales bacterium DNA region contains:
- a CDS encoding ABC transporter permease, whose protein sequence is MKNLKPLLYELKEGLLIALQALRANKVRSVLTMLGIVIGITSVVTMSTAIRGIDNSFQSGISALGSDVLYIDKWAWFSNEDWWKIRNRKNMTLDEFQQFRQLAQLPIAVAPVINSRQNVKYNDKVVENVFLNGSNADYIKTTNFTFDLGRFYTETESNGSRYVCVIGSEIAKSLFPMGNGLDKTVKIGGVSYRVVGILAEQGSFILGAFNPDNQVFLPMGTIFKHFANEQRNTITFNVRAKDNASIEDTKIEAEGIMRKIRGLKSGDENDFSINQQEGLLDNYNQTVGVIQVAGFFITGLSLFVGAIGIMNIMFVSVKERTKEIGVRKALGAKRRTILSQFLLEASIICLLGGFIGLLFAVLLSSLIDRFITTSIQFEAVTLAIMISLITGVVAGLAPAYSAAKLDPVEALRYE, encoded by the coding sequence ATGAAAAATCTAAAACCGCTGTTGTATGAATTAAAAGAAGGGCTTTTAATTGCTCTTCAGGCTCTCAGGGCTAACAAAGTCCGGTCTGTATTAACTATGCTGGGAATAGTTATTGGAATCACTTCCGTGGTGACCATGAGCACTGCAATACGCGGAATTGATAATTCATTTCAGTCTGGCATATCTGCCCTTGGATCCGATGTTCTGTATATTGATAAATGGGCCTGGTTTTCAAACGAGGACTGGTGGAAGATCCGAAACCGTAAAAACATGACTCTTGATGAGTTTCAGCAGTTCAGGCAGCTTGCCCAGCTTCCTATTGCAGTAGCTCCGGTAATTAATTCACGTCAGAATGTGAAATATAATGACAAAGTTGTTGAAAATGTATTTCTGAACGGTTCAAACGCCGATTATATAAAAACTACCAATTTTACTTTTGATCTCGGAAGATTTTATACAGAAACAGAGAGCAACGGAAGCCGTTATGTCTGCGTTATCGGCAGTGAAATAGCAAAGTCACTTTTCCCCATGGGAAACGGACTTGATAAAACGGTAAAGATCGGCGGTGTGAGTTACAGAGTTGTTGGTATTCTTGCGGAGCAGGGAAGCTTTATCCTTGGAGCATTTAACCCGGATAACCAGGTTTTTTTACCAATGGGTACCATCTTTAAACATTTTGCAAATGAGCAAAGAAACACCATCACTTTTAATGTTAGAGCAAAAGATAACGCAAGTATTGAAGATACAAAGATTGAAGCCGAAGGCATAATGCGGAAAATCAGAGGGCTTAAATCTGGTGATGAAAATGATTTCTCAATAAATCAGCAGGAAGGTTTGCTTGATAATTACAATCAGACGGTTGGCGTTATTCAGGTTGCCGGATTCTTTATTACCGGACTTTCATTGTTCGTTGGTGCTATTGGAATCATGAATATCATGTTTGTATCGGTTAAGGAACGAACCAAAGAAATCGGAGTCAGAAAAGCTTTGGGTGCAAAAAGAAGAACCATTCTTTCTCAGTTTTTGCTTGAAGCATCAATCATCTGCCTGTTAGGCGGCTTTATTGGATTACTGTTTGCGGTGCTGCTCAGCAGTCTTATAGACAGATTTATAACAACTTCTATTCAGTTCGAAGCAGTTACACTTGCAATAATGATTTCTTTAATAACTGGCGTGGTTGCCGGTCTTGCACCTGCATATTCCGCGGCTAAACTTGATCCGGTAGAAGCGCTGAGGTACGAATAA
- a CDS encoding aldehyde dehydrogenase family protein: protein MEFLKQLGIKDKNYGAASGLNWYQTTDQGELKISSPATGEFIGSVYQASEKDYYDLIEKGKAAFKVWRKLPAPKRGEVVRQIGNKLRDYKKPLGSLVSFEMGKSLQEGMGEVQEIIDICDFAVGLSRQLYGNTMVSERPNHRMYDQYHPLGIVGTVTAFNFPVAVWGWNAMLAAVCGDVNLWKPSSKVPLSAIAIQNLIADVLKENNVPEGVFSLIVGRGATIGERMLEDKNVPLVSVTGSTRVGRHCAEVVGKRFGKMILELGGNNGIIITPDADLKLAIPAVVFGAVGTCGQRCTSTRRLIIHESIYDKVKESLTKAYASLRIGNPLDENNHVGPLIDKDAVKTFLAALDKVKQEGGKILFGGENLSGPGYESGCYVSPALVEAENHYEIVQEETFAPILYLMKYSGDVSHAIEIHNDVVQGLSSAIFTNNMREAEEFLSGWGSDCGIANVNIGTSGAEIGGAFGGEKETGGGRESGSDAWKAYMRRQTNTINFGTTLPLAQGIKFEI, encoded by the coding sequence ATGGAATTCTTAAAACAATTAGGCATTAAAGACAAAAATTACGGTGCAGCTTCAGGGCTGAACTGGTATCAAACCACTGACCAGGGGGAGCTTAAAATATCCTCCCCGGCAACCGGCGAATTCATTGGTTCAGTTTATCAGGCAAGTGAAAAGGATTATTACGACCTGATAGAAAAAGGGAAGGCAGCTTTTAAGGTTTGGAGAAAACTTCCTGCCCCTAAAAGAGGAGAAGTTGTTCGCCAGATCGGAAACAAGCTTCGTGATTACAAAAAACCCCTTGGAAGCCTGGTTTCATTTGAAATGGGCAAATCACTCCAGGAGGGGATGGGTGAAGTGCAGGAAATAATTGACATCTGCGATTTTGCAGTTGGCCTTTCCCGCCAGCTCTACGGCAATACCATGGTTTCAGAACGCCCGAATCACCGGATGTATGATCAGTACCATCCCCTCGGTATTGTTGGCACTGTAACAGCATTTAATTTCCCGGTTGCCGTGTGGGGCTGGAATGCCATGCTGGCAGCAGTTTGCGGTGATGTTAATCTCTGGAAGCCCTCATCAAAAGTGCCCCTCAGCGCTATTGCAATTCAGAACCTTATTGCAGATGTTCTGAAAGAAAACAATGTACCTGAAGGAGTTTTCTCTCTGATTGTCGGAAGAGGCGCTACTATCGGTGAAAGAATGCTGGAAGATAAGAATGTACCTCTGGTCAGTGTAACAGGTTCAACTAGAGTTGGCCGTCATTGCGCTGAAGTAGTTGGTAAACGCTTTGGCAAGATGATTCTTGAACTCGGCGGTAACAATGGTATTATCATCACACCGGATGCAGATCTTAAACTGGCTATCCCGGCAGTAGTTTTTGGTGCTGTAGGAACCTGCGGACAGAGATGTACTTCAACCAGAAGACTCATCATTCATGAATCAATTTATGACAAGGTGAAAGAATCTCTTACGAAGGCGTATGCCTCATTGCGCATTGGCAACCCTCTTGATGAAAACAATCATGTGGGTCCGCTTATTGATAAAGATGCAGTTAAAACATTCCTCGCTGCTCTTGATAAAGTAAAGCAGGAGGGAGGCAAAATTCTTTTCGGCGGTGAAAACTTATCCGGTCCCGGATATGAATCAGGATGCTATGTAAGCCCTGCTTTAGTTGAAGCAGAAAATCATTATGAAATAGTTCAGGAAGAAACTTTTGCACCGATTCTTTATCTGATGAAATACTCAGGTGATGTAAGCCATGCAATTGAAATTCATAATGATGTGGTGCAGGGACTTTCCTCTGCGATTTTCACGAACAATATGCGCGAAGCTGAAGAATTCCTCTCAGGATGGGGTTCAGACTGCGGTATTGCAAATGTGAATATTGGAACCTCAGGTGCTGAAATCGGCGGTGCATTCGGCGGTGAAAAAGAAACCGGAGGCGGACGCGAATCAGGATCTGATGCATGGAAAGCGTATATGCGCCGTCAGACCAATACTATTAACTTTGGTACCACTCTGCCGCTGGCACAGGGTATTAAGTTCGAAATCTGA
- a CDS encoding DUF58 domain-containing protein: MKSLSQFYFTIRFFLLLAALAVIWVLLYVIDMSMFWGYVCSAVVATVLTAEAIYLFFGNSLISGKRILPARFSNGDDNVYHIIIENLTGRKVFITLIDEIPSQFQRRDLRQDFTLNEREIKTAEFTMRPVQRGEYQFGLTRIFLHSPLRIFRRRFSFGQEEVVKVYPSFLHLKKYELTAVNDRVLLSGMKKVRRIGHSMEFEQIKDYVTGDDLRSINWKASARRNKLMVNHYTDEISQQVYSVIDCGRVMKIPFNRMRLLDYAVNASLMISDIAMLKQDRAGIALVKERKTSIITAENSRKHLQDINDLLYNLTTEFGESDFESFSAYFLTKVRQRSLVLLYTNFETTSSLFRQIPYIRRLAQYHLVTVIFFQDTETGKVLNDSAFSLEDLLLKDTILRFSAEKLRVVKELELRGIPAVLTTPEALNTDVLSKYIEFKKRGLI; the protein is encoded by the coding sequence ATGAAATCTCTTTCACAGTTTTATTTTACTATCCGTTTTTTCCTGCTGCTTGCGGCACTCGCTGTTATTTGGGTGCTGCTGTATGTTATAGATATGTCAATGTTCTGGGGGTATGTTTGTTCAGCAGTTGTTGCCACAGTTTTAACCGCCGAAGCAATCTACCTTTTTTTCGGGAATAGTCTGATATCTGGCAAAAGGATTCTGCCAGCCCGGTTTTCTAACGGGGATGATAATGTTTATCATATAATTATTGAAAATCTAACAGGCAGAAAAGTATTTATCACACTGATAGATGAAATACCGTCTCAGTTCCAGAGAAGGGATCTGAGACAAGATTTTACTTTAAATGAAAGAGAGATTAAAACTGCTGAATTCACAATGCGCCCTGTTCAGAGAGGCGAATATCAGTTCGGTCTTACAAGAATCTTTTTACATAGTCCGTTACGTATTTTCAGGAGACGATTCAGCTTTGGCCAGGAGGAGGTGGTAAAAGTGTACCCTTCTTTTCTCCATTTAAAGAAATATGAACTGACTGCGGTTAATGACAGAGTTCTTTTAAGCGGTATGAAAAAGGTGCGCAGGATCGGCCACTCGATGGAATTTGAGCAGATAAAAGACTACGTCACGGGAGATGATTTACGCAGCATCAACTGGAAAGCCAGTGCCCGGAGGAATAAACTAATGGTAAATCATTATACGGACGAAATATCGCAGCAAGTATATTCGGTGATTGATTGCGGCAGAGTAATGAAAATTCCTTTTAACAGAATGAGACTGCTTGATTATGCGGTAAATGCATCTCTTATGATTTCAGATATTGCCATGCTTAAACAGGACCGGGCTGGTATTGCGTTAGTTAAGGAAAGAAAAACTTCGATTATTACCGCGGAAAACAGCAGGAAGCACCTTCAGGATATTAATGATTTGCTGTATAATCTGACAACTGAATTCGGCGAATCAGATTTTGAATCGTTCTCTGCTTATTTCCTGACTAAAGTCCGGCAGAGAAGTCTGGTACTCCTCTATACTAATTTCGAGACAACAAGCTCTCTTTTCAGGCAGATTCCATATATCCGCCGGCTTGCACAGTATCATCTTGTCACAGTTATCTTTTTCCAGGATACTGAAACCGGTAAGGTTCTGAATGATTCTGCTTTTAGTCTTGAGGATCTGCTTCTGAAAGATACCATCCTTCGTTTCTCAGCAGAGAAGCTGAGAGTGGTTAAAGAACTTGAACTTCGCGGAATTCCTGCAGTGCTGACCACTCCTGAGGCGTTAAATACTGATGTGCTGAGCAAATATATCGAATTCAAAAAAAGGGGACTCATCTGA
- a CDS encoding RDD family protein, protein MSTIQIETPQNVRIEYEYASLGLRIAGWFIDAGFIAVYILAVFYLIGIFAMGDLAYTAGLLLYIPLFFYDLIFEYYFKGQSPAKMILKLRVIRLDGAAPSFVSYFIRWMTRFIDISFSFGGLAIMTYFFSGKGQRLGDIAAGTSVVKISGRNIRNGIRLINFPAGYRVTYPEVRLLNDEEIRLINEVINRVTTGVHRPEDSGMLERTAELISRRLGISLSPDAGSLQILVRDYYFLAIQED, encoded by the coding sequence ATGAGTACCATACAGATTGAAACTCCGCAAAATGTGCGGATTGAATATGAATACGCATCGCTGGGCCTGAGAATAGCAGGTTGGTTCATTGATGCGGGATTCATCGCAGTGTATATCCTGGCAGTGTTTTATCTTATAGGCATCTTTGCGATGGGAGATTTAGCATATACAGCTGGGCTGCTGCTTTATATACCTCTCTTTTTTTATGATCTTATATTTGAGTATTATTTCAAAGGGCAGAGTCCTGCCAAGATGATATTAAAATTGAGAGTTATACGACTTGACGGTGCCGCACCATCCTTTGTATCTTACTTTATAAGGTGGATGACCCGGTTTATAGACATTTCTTTCAGTTTCGGCGGACTTGCTATCATGACCTATTTTTTCTCCGGGAAAGGACAACGACTTGGGGATATAGCCGCGGGTACGTCAGTGGTTAAAATATCAGGAAGAAATATACGAAATGGTATACGTCTTATTAATTTTCCTGCGGGTTACCGTGTTACCTACCCGGAAGTCAGATTATTGAATGATGAGGAAATCAGACTGATAAATGAAGTGATAAACCGCGTAACAACGGGTGTTCACAGACCGGAGGACTCGGGGATGTTGGAAAGGACGGCAGAACTTATCAGCAGACGGCTTGGAATTTCGCTTTCCCCGGACGCAGGTTCACTGCAGATTTTAGTAAGGGATTACTACTTTTTAGCTATTCAGGAAGATTAA
- the rsmI gene encoding 16S rRNA (cytidine(1402)-2'-O)-methyltransferase: MLYIAATPIGNLEDITLRTIRILKEADLILCEDTRVTGILLRHLEIPHKEFIVINAFNEAKNLDKIIERISGVQSAVLVSDAGTPGISDPGVRLVNAARKAGIEIAAIPGPSSVTAALSIAGIPTDSYLYEGFLPLKKGRQKKLTQLSEIESTIVLFESSHRIEKLLNELSQFMPDRLILVMRELTKKFEETWEGFPGELIAAFPSKISKGEFVVLIAKTGFRRSDELKVNLPE, encoded by the coding sequence ATGCTTTACATTGCTGCCACACCAATTGGTAACCTTGAGGATATCACCCTCAGAACTATCCGGATTCTAAAGGAAGCGGATCTGATTCTTTGCGAAGATACCAGGGTAACTGGCATTCTCCTCCGTCATCTGGAGATTCCCCATAAAGAGTTCATTGTGATCAATGCCTTTAATGAAGCGAAGAATCTGGACAAAATTATCGAGAGAATATCCGGTGTGCAATCCGCTGTGCTGGTTTCTGATGCCGGCACTCCCGGAATCTCTGACCCGGGTGTAAGGCTGGTCAATGCTGCAAGAAAAGCCGGCATTGAGATAGCAGCCATCCCCGGTCCCTCCTCGGTTACCGCTGCACTTTCTATTGCGGGGATTCCAACAGATTCTTATCTATACGAAGGATTTCTTCCTCTTAAGAAAGGAAGACAGAAAAAATTGACACAACTCTCAGAAATTGAATCAACCATTGTGCTTTTTGAATCCAGTCACAGAATAGAAAAACTGCTGAACGAGCTAAGCCAATTTATGCCGGACCGTTTAATCCTGGTCATGAGAGAACTTACAAAAAAGTTTGAAGAAACATGGGAGGGATTCCCGGGAGAACTTATTGCCGCATTCCCATCGAAAATCAGTAAAGGCGAGTTTGTTGTCCTGATAGCAAAGACGGGATTCAGAAGATCCGATGAACTGAAAGTTAATCTTCCTGAATAG
- a CDS encoding stage II sporulation protein M → MKEIKFIKLNQEKWKKIEEAASIKGSDTDKLASSFLEVTDDLAYARTFYPDSQAVRYLNALSASLHEKLYKYTWNKKGYFKNFFLTELPLVFYSARKEMALALLLMMVAVSIGALSTFNDDYFVRLILGDRYVAMTMENIEKGDPMAVYKKMNQADMFLGITLNNLRVSFLAFAGGILFSFGSIYVLFVNGVLIGTFFSFLYQQNVFADAMLIVWLHGTIEIASITVAGAAGFVIGKGILFPGTYSRATSFRVRSKNAALMILGIAPLIIMAGFIESFVTRYTGMHWIIKLTIIAASLIFSVTYFYFYPAQIAKRVRNTNE, encoded by the coding sequence ATGAAAGAAATAAAATTTATAAAGCTCAATCAGGAGAAGTGGAAAAAGATTGAAGAAGCCGCCAGTATAAAAGGCTCCGATACAGATAAGTTAGCTTCTTCATTTTTGGAAGTTACCGATGATCTTGCATATGCCCGGACATTTTATCCTGATTCACAGGCAGTACGGTATCTTAATGCCCTGTCAGCTTCACTTCATGAAAAGCTGTATAAATACACCTGGAATAAAAAAGGGTACTTTAAGAATTTCTTCTTAACAGAACTTCCGCTGGTTTTCTACTCCGCACGAAAGGAAATGGCCCTTGCATTACTACTCATGATGGTCGCAGTGAGTATCGGCGCTCTTTCAACCTTTAATGATGACTATTTTGTGCGCCTCATTCTGGGAGACCGGTATGTTGCAATGACCATGGAGAATATTGAAAAAGGGGACCCGATGGCAGTATATAAAAAGATGAATCAGGCGGATATGTTTCTTGGAATAACACTGAATAATCTGAGGGTTTCATTTCTTGCGTTTGCAGGAGGAATTCTGTTTTCTTTCGGAAGCATTTATGTCCTTTTTGTTAACGGCGTACTGATTGGTACCTTTTTTAGTTTTCTGTATCAGCAAAATGTTTTTGCTGACGCAATGCTGATCGTATGGCTCCACGGGACAATTGAGATAGCTTCAATTACCGTTGCCGGAGCCGCGGGTTTTGTTATTGGTAAGGGAATATTATTCCCAGGAACATATTCACGGGCAACGTCCTTTAGGGTCCGGTCAAAAAATGCGGCTCTGATGATCCTTGGAATTGCACCGCTTATCATAATGGCTGGTTTTATCGAATCTTTTGTAACAAGATATACCGGGATGCACTGGATTATTAAATTAACCATCATCGCGGCTTCCCTGATCTTTTCTGTAACGTACTTTTATTTTTATCCTGCCCAAATTGCAAAAAGAGTTAGAAATACGAATGAATAA
- a CDS encoding ABC transporter permease, which translates to MNFQEIVSMAFQSIRANKLRTSLTILGVVVGIFSIIVIMTIITMLQTTIESGFSQLNKNTFQIQKWDNIQMGGPGSRRRDRNRPDITYEDYERLKELLKTAEYIGAEQWQFGKVVKFGNNETNPNIQVAGITLDAMKTNNWNVEFGRDFRDADINYSANVCLLGKEVVEKVFQNVNPIGQYVKVDGYPFRVVGVMEPQPSLFGSSRDNYVVTPLTTFQSIYGRRSRSVNITVMTATKAEYNQVIESAIGYMRTIRKLAPGEENNFHIFSNESLIGQVNEITSGIKIGALVISVIALLAAGVGIMNIMLVSVTERTREIGIRKALGAKRKNIMLQFLSEAVFLCFFGGIIGIIAGVSIGILAGMQLNAQVAVPVDWVFIGLTMCVMVGIIFGTYPAYKASNLDPIEALRYE; encoded by the coding sequence ATGAATTTTCAGGAAATTGTTTCAATGGCTTTTCAGTCCATCAGGGCTAATAAGCTAAGAACTTCATTGACCATCCTTGGTGTTGTTGTCGGAATTTTTTCCATTATAGTCATTATGACTATAATTACCATGCTGCAAACGACCATTGAGAGCGGATTTTCGCAGTTGAATAAAAATACGTTTCAGATTCAGAAATGGGACAATATCCAGATGGGGGGACCGGGATCCAGAAGAAGAGACAGAAACCGTCCGGATATCACCTATGAGGATTATGAACGGCTGAAAGAACTTTTAAAAACGGCTGAGTATATCGGGGCTGAGCAGTGGCAGTTTGGCAAGGTAGTAAAGTTTGGCAATAATGAGACAAACCCTAATATTCAGGTTGCCGGTATCACCCTTGACGCCATGAAGACAAACAACTGGAACGTTGAATTCGGCCGTGATTTTCGTGATGCAGATATTAATTATTCAGCAAATGTCTGTCTGCTTGGTAAGGAAGTGGTTGAAAAGGTATTTCAGAATGTCAATCCGATCGGTCAGTATGTAAAAGTTGATGGCTATCCTTTCCGTGTTGTAGGTGTCATGGAACCGCAGCCAAGTTTATTCGGCAGTTCAAGAGACAACTATGTGGTCACACCACTGACGACATTTCAAAGTATCTACGGCAGAAGAAGCAGATCAGTAAACATAACTGTTATGACTGCTACCAAAGCTGAGTATAATCAGGTGATTGAATCTGCAATTGGATATATGAGAACAATCCGAAAACTCGCCCCGGGAGAGGAGAATAATTTCCATATTTTTTCCAATGAGTCACTGATTGGCCAGGTCAACGAGATTACCTCAGGCATAAAAATCGGGGCATTGGTTATATCCGTTATTGCACTACTTGCAGCCGGAGTCGGAATTATGAATATTATGCTGGTTTCCGTCACGGAACGAACCAGAGAGATTGGTATCAGAAAAGCCCTCGGTGCAAAGCGAAAAAACATCATGCTGCAGTTTCTCTCAGAGGCAGTATTTCTCTGCTTTTTTGGAGGTATCATTGGCATAATTGCCGGAGTGAGTATTGGTATCCTGGCCGGAATGCAATTAAACGCACAGGTTGCAGTACCGGTTGACTGGGTTTTCATCGGACTGACCATGTGTGTAATGGTTGGAATAATATTTGGGACGTACCCCGCTTATAAGGCGTCCAATCTTGATCCTATCGAAGCCCTCCGATACGAATAA
- a CDS encoding MoxR family ATPase yields MQKEDIVFETLDRLKNEIRKVIIGQDKVTEQLITGLLADGHILIEGVPGIAKTLIAKCISKSVSAGFSRIQFTPDLMPSDLVGTMVFDSVKSEFYFRKGPLFSNIILIDEINRAPAKTQSALFEVMEERQISVDGTTYPMTPPFIVYATQNPIEQEGTYRLPEAQLDRFLFKVLIDYPADNEEVQILKNYQSASASDKLSLINPVVAPSDLEVLRNKVESIYIDEKIAGYVAAIVIATRKSRDIVLGGSPRASLSIMRSAKAHAVLQGRPYVIPDDIKAVALPALRHRIILSPEKEMEGLKPDDLIRMLVDRIEVPR; encoded by the coding sequence ATGCAAAAAGAAGATATCGTATTTGAAACTCTAGACCGGCTGAAGAATGAAATCCGAAAGGTAATTATTGGTCAGGACAAGGTGACGGAACAGTTAATTACCGGACTTCTCGCTGACGGCCATATATTGATTGAAGGGGTACCGGGTATTGCGAAAACCCTGATTGCCAAATGTATATCAAAATCTGTTTCGGCCGGTTTTAGCAGGATTCAGTTTACGCCTGATCTTATGCCAAGTGACCTGGTTGGGACCATGGTTTTTGATTCCGTGAAGTCGGAATTCTATTTCAGAAAAGGACCCCTCTTTTCGAATATTATTCTCATTGATGAGATTAACAGAGCGCCTGCCAAGACGCAGTCCGCGCTGTTCGAAGTCATGGAGGAACGGCAGATATCCGTTGACGGAACTACGTATCCTATGACACCTCCTTTCATAGTCTATGCAACGCAAAACCCGATTGAGCAGGAGGGTACCTACCGACTGCCTGAAGCACAACTTGACCGCTTTTTATTTAAAGTACTTATAGACTATCCGGCTGATAATGAAGAAGTACAAATCCTCAAGAACTATCAGTCTGCTTCGGCATCAGATAAACTGAGTCTGATAAATCCGGTTGTTGCCCCTTCTGATCTGGAAGTTCTGAGAAACAAAGTTGAGTCAATCTATATTGATGAGAAGATTGCCGGCTATGTTGCAGCCATTGTGATAGCCACAAGAAAAAGCCGTGATATAGTTCTGGGGGGATCGCCCCGTGCATCACTCTCAATCATGCGTTCAGCGAAAGCTCATGCGGTTCTGCAGGGAAGGCCGTATGTAATCCCGGATGATATCAAAGCAGTGGCTCTGCCTGCTTTACGACACAGGATTATATTATCACCCGAAAAGGAAATGGAAGGCCTGAAACCGGATGACCTTATACGTATGTTAGTAGACAGGATAGAAGTACCCCGCTGA
- a CDS encoding L-lysine 6-transaminase yields MEIVHHSPFSLVKPEAVHAVLSKNMLADGFEFVLDLEKSQGSWLYDSKSGDRYLDFFSFFASNALGMNHPAVTTPEFREKLILASQNKPSNSDIYTEFMAEFVQTFSSIAKPDHFKYLFFVEGGSVAVENGLKVAFDWKVKKNFKKGYKEEKGTKVLHFKEAFHGRTGYTLSLTNTDPNKVQYFPKFDWPRVTNPKITFPLENNLGHVIDLENQAISEIEAAIAANKDDIALIILEPIQAEGGDNFFRKEFLMKLREIADANDILLMFDEVQTGMGMTGKMWASEHFVMPDIVSFGKKFQVCGIMVSDRIDDIEDHCFRKSSRINSTWGGNLVDMVRATKILEVVKEENLLENSRNMGSYLLDNLKNIQKEFPNLVSNVRGLGLMCAFDFPHHDLRNEFTKHLYNHKMIILGCGTQSIRFRNPLTVNTEDMNKGLQIMRDVLYLMSSKN; encoded by the coding sequence ATGGAAATTGTGCATCATTCCCCCTTTTCATTGGTAAAACCAGAAGCGGTTCATGCTGTTCTCTCAAAAAATATGCTGGCTGACGGTTTTGAATTTGTACTCGATCTTGAGAAAAGTCAGGGTTCCTGGCTTTATGACTCAAAATCAGGTGACAGATATCTGGATTTCTTCTCCTTTTTTGCTTCAAATGCACTTGGAATGAATCATCCGGCCGTAACCACCCCGGAGTTTAGAGAAAAACTGATTCTTGCCTCACAGAACAAACCTTCAAATTCGGATATTTATACCGAATTTATGGCGGAGTTTGTTCAAACCTTCTCATCCATTGCCAAACCGGATCATTTTAAGTACCTTTTCTTTGTTGAAGGGGGCTCGGTCGCTGTTGAGAACGGACTGAAAGTAGCATTCGACTGGAAAGTAAAGAAAAACTTCAAAAAGGGTTATAAAGAAGAAAAAGGTACCAAGGTACTTCATTTTAAGGAGGCTTTCCACGGAAGAACTGGTTATACCCTTTCTCTTACTAATACTGACCCGAATAAAGTTCAGTATTTCCCGAAATTCGACTGGCCGAGGGTTACAAACCCCAAAATAACCTTCCCGCTTGAGAATAACCTGGGTCATGTAATTGATCTGGAGAACCAGGCAATATCAGAAATCGAAGCGGCTATTGCAGCAAATAAGGATGATATCGCCTTAATAATTCTCGAACCTATTCAGGCAGAGGGAGGAGATAATTTCTTCCGGAAAGAATTCCTGATGAAACTCCGTGAAATAGCAGATGCAAATGACATTCTTTTGATGTTTGACGAAGTTCAGACCGGAATGGGAATGACGGGCAAAATGTGGGCCTCTGAGCATTTTGTTATGCCTGATATCGTCTCTTTCGGCAAGAAATTCCAGGTTTGTGGAATCATGGTCTCAGACAGAATTGATGATATTGAAGACCATTGCTTCAGGAAATCCAGCCGTATCAACTCAACCTGGGGCGGAAACCTTGTTGATATGGTAAGAGCCACAAAGATTCTTGAGGTTGTAAAGGAAGAAAATCTGCTCGAAAACTCTCGAAATATGGGTTCATATCTGCTGGATAATCTGAAGAATATTCAGAAGGAGTTCCCTAATCTTGTTTCAAACGTGAGAGGGTTGGGACTGATGTGTGCATTTGATTTCCCCCATCATGACCTCAGAAATGAGTTTACAAAGCACCTCTATAATCATAAAATGATTATCCTTGGCTGCGGTACCCAGTCAATACGTTTCAGAAACCCGTTAACGGTTAATACTGAGGATATGAACAAGGGCTTGCAGATAATGCGGGATGTTTTATATTTGATGTCATCAAAAAACTAA
- a CDS encoding DUF4129 domain-containing protein, with protein sequence MDTKFTLRLPPKEVMDEYLNSPRYVYDRTPVKPDTLFEHIVRSVIDFIDWILYSTIFGENSNYYQIAALLLIAAGVFYILNKKMYLFTAKSDFAGNQESSVDISVHETDTGDLDKLEEKYLSEGNNRGLLRVLYIKYLRILAEKNMLRLDAKKTNWEYASELRDKNLQVKFIKLTMMFENSWYGGFNVSAKELEYFRSEISSGAGV encoded by the coding sequence TTGGATACAAAGTTTACCCTCCGTCTGCCGCCAAAAGAGGTGATGGATGAATATCTGAACAGTCCCAGGTATGTCTATGACCGTACTCCGGTGAAGCCAGACACCTTATTTGAACACATAGTCAGGTCAGTGATTGACTTTATTGACTGGATCTTATATTCAACCATTTTTGGAGAAAACAGCAATTATTATCAGATTGCTGCACTTCTGCTCATAGCAGCCGGGGTGTTTTATATCCTCAATAAAAAGATGTATTTGTTCACTGCAAAATCTGATTTTGCGGGTAACCAAGAATCTTCTGTTGATATTTCTGTGCATGAAACAGATACCGGTGATCTGGATAAACTTGAAGAAAAGTATCTTTCAGAAGGAAATAACAGGGGACTGCTTAGGGTACTTTACATTAAATATTTGCGCATTCTAGCCGAAAAAAATATGCTCCGGCTCGATGCTAAGAAAACAAACTGGGAATATGCCTCAGAATTACGTGATAAAAATCTGCAGGTAAAGTTTATCAAACTTACAATGATGTTCGAGAATTCCTGGTATGGCGGTTTTAATGTGAGTGCGAAGGAACTTGAGTATTTCAGATCTGAAATAAGTTCGGGGGCTGGTGTATGA